A single window of Anaerocolumna chitinilytica DNA harbors:
- a CDS encoding flagellar FlbD family protein: MINLTKMSGVEITLNCDLIESIEEVPETVITLSNGKKILVKESRQEIINLVKCYKKELYSGGIPKL; the protein is encoded by the coding sequence ATGATTAATTTAACGAAAATGAGCGGAGTAGAAATTACGCTTAACTGTGATTTAATTGAATCAATAGAAGAAGTACCGGAAACGGTAATTACCCTCTCCAATGGGAAAAAAATACTGGTAAAAGAGAGTAGACAAGAGATTATAAATCTTGTAAAATGTTACAAAAAAGAACTTTATTCTGGTGGTATACCTAAATTATGA
- a CDS encoding flagellar basal body-associated FliL family protein: protein MKKSFLTVIILALGIVNMILTAVIVFAVVPTTMRTNELISKVASTIDLEINGTPDNKEVSIEDIENYNLSKDLTINLKKGSDNAAHYALVTASLSLNKKSEDYAKLQPLVATNETKINEIIQNEFAKYTMDELYDKKEQIKSNILAAIQEYFGSEFIVGVTYEYTAQ, encoded by the coding sequence ATGAAAAAGAGTTTCTTAACGGTCATTATCCTGGCTTTAGGAATAGTTAATATGATTCTGACAGCGGTCATTGTATTTGCCGTTGTACCGACCACAATGAGAACAAATGAGTTGATATCTAAAGTAGCTTCCACTATTGATTTGGAGATTAACGGGACTCCGGACAATAAAGAAGTAAGCATTGAGGATATAGAAAATTATAATTTAAGCAAAGACCTCACTATTAATTTGAAGAAAGGCTCTGATAACGCAGCTCATTACGCACTTGTTACGGCATCCTTATCGCTTAATAAAAAGTCTGAGGATTATGCAAAGTTGCAGCCCCTGGTAGCAACCAATGAAACAAAGATTAATGAAATTATCCAGAATGAATTTGCAAAATATACCATGGATGAGCTTTATGATAAAAAAGAGCAAATTAAAAGTAATATCTTAGCAGCAATTCAAGAATATTTTGGTTCTGAATTTATAGTTGGTGTTACTTATGAATATACAGCACAATAA
- the fliM gene encoding flagellar motor switch protein FliM, translated as MGDVLSQNEIDNLLKALSSGELDAEEFKGSGEKQVKNYDFARPSKFSKEHLRTLEIIFEHYGRLLSTNLPAYFRKNVQIEVVSSEAVAYSEFTNALSNPVLLGIVDFSPLEGNIIIEIADNLGYAMVDRMLGGTGMPLEKARDFTEIELIIMERIFNVCTNLLSEPWETVIHVEPRLTRIETNSQFAQIIAPSEMTSIITMNIKIGNVEGMMNICLPYACLESVIDKLNTKYWFSTMQVKDDKSYQELIEMAISKAKIPIKAILGRSSISVNDFLGLQAGDIIKLNTKIDDELDIYVGNLDKFKALPGASSDAYAVRITSIIREE; from the coding sequence ATGGGCGACGTCTTGTCTCAAAATGAGATTGACAATTTGCTTAAAGCGTTAAGCAGTGGGGAACTGGATGCAGAAGAGTTTAAAGGCAGTGGCGAAAAGCAAGTAAAGAACTACGATTTTGCAAGACCCTCCAAGTTTTCAAAAGAACATCTTAGGACATTAGAAATCATATTTGAACATTATGGGAGATTGCTTTCTACAAATTTACCGGCTTATTTTCGAAAAAATGTCCAAATAGAAGTGGTAAGTTCAGAAGCGGTTGCTTATTCCGAGTTTACCAACGCCCTCTCTAATCCCGTATTATTGGGAATTGTAGATTTTTCACCTTTAGAGGGCAATATTATTATAGAAATCGCGGACAATCTAGGTTATGCAATGGTGGACCGTATGCTTGGCGGAACTGGAATGCCGTTAGAAAAAGCAAGAGATTTTACAGAGATTGAGTTAATTATAATGGAACGTATATTTAATGTCTGTACAAATCTTCTGAGTGAACCATGGGAAACAGTAATTCATGTTGAACCAAGACTTACCAGAATTGAAACAAATTCACAGTTCGCACAAATTATTGCTCCCAGTGAAATGACTTCCATTATTACCATGAATATAAAAATCGGTAATGTGGAAGGTATGATGAATATATGTTTACCATATGCTTGCCTGGAGAGTGTTATAGATAAATTAAATACAAAGTATTGGTTTTCAACAATGCAGGTTAAAGATGATAAGTCATATCAGGAACTTATTGAGATGGCTATATCGAAAGCAAAGATACCAATCAAAGCAATATTGGGAAGAAGTTCTATCTCAGTTAATGACTTTTTAGGACTTCAAGCAGGGGACATCATCAAACTGAATACAAAGATTGATGATGAGCTAGATATTTATGTTGGTAATCTTGATAAGTTCAAAGCACTGCCAGGTGCATCTTCTGATGCATATGCAGTGAGAATTACATCAATAATCAGGGAGGAGTAA